In the genome of Desulfobacterales bacterium, one region contains:
- a CDS encoding cysteine hydrolase gives MKEIQIIDRSDMVSKLKQNLVIDPDKTAFIAVDMHRGHLDPAVATMPASEEDCRRVVLNTQRLFNFGRTLNMPIIHVILVHREIPGLGSEAMQNVFWKSVQTTLSEENRLSPGRKSTTRFHNLAGSAGTEIIPALKADTDYVINNKKRLDCFFGTDLEILLRTLGTETVVLTGINTNTCVMNTAFSAFNRDFQVIVVSDCVASMYGEDLHVLGLENVKRCLGHVLTVAELIEKTST, from the coding sequence ATGAAAGAAATTCAAATTATTGATAGAAGCGACATGGTGTCAAAGCTGAAACAGAACCTGGTCATAGACCCGGATAAGACGGCTTTTATAGCCGTTGACATGCACCGGGGCCATTTGGACCCGGCCGTGGCAACGATGCCGGCATCGGAAGAAGACTGCCGGCGCGTGGTTCTAAATACCCAACGGCTTTTTAATTTCGGACGCACCCTGAATATGCCGATCATCCATGTAATTCTGGTTCACCGGGAAATCCCCGGACTGGGGTCCGAGGCCATGCAGAACGTGTTCTGGAAATCGGTTCAGACCACACTATCGGAAGAAAACAGGTTAAGCCCGGGGAGAAAATCCACCACCCGGTTTCACAACCTGGCGGGATCGGCCGGCACCGAGATTATTCCGGCGCTTAAAGCGGATACCGACTACGTCATCAATAACAAAAAGCGTCTGGACTGTTTCTTCGGCACCGACCTGGAAATCCTGCTGCGCACCCTCGGAACTGAAACCGTTGTGCTGACCGGCATTAACACTAACACCTGCGTGATGAATACGGCCTTTTCAGCATTTAACCGCGATTTTCAGGTCATTGTGGTATCCGATTGCGTGGCGAGCATGTATGGAGAGGATCTGCATGTCCTGGGCCTGGAAAACGTCAAGCGGTGCCTGGGTCATGTTCTCACCGTTGCGGAATTGATCGAGAAAACAAGCACTTAA
- a CDS encoding glucose 1-dehydrogenase, with protein sequence MSDRMDQFKLTGKVAVVTGASEGIGSGLAIGLAEAGADIIVCSRREEKLKEVKAEIEKTGRKAEVFVLDICRLSDIEDLKKFILDRFGKVDILVNNAGFTVTKPAWDTTEDEWNGMIDTGFKGLFFCCQIVGSLMKEHGYGKIINLSSTFSRSIIPGRSVYAAVKAGVSHLTEALALEWASSGIRVNALAPTAVMTPSREHLLQGEVLKKILSRIPLGRLATPDDLVNAAIYLASPASDFVTGHTLLVDGGWVAAS encoded by the coding sequence ATGAGCGATCGTATGGATCAATTTAAACTGACCGGCAAGGTGGCCGTCGTAACAGGCGCCAGCGAAGGGATTGGAAGCGGCCTTGCAATCGGTCTGGCTGAAGCCGGTGCGGATATCATTGTCTGCAGCCGGCGCGAGGAGAAATTAAAGGAAGTAAAAGCTGAGATAGAAAAAACAGGCCGCAAGGCCGAGGTCTTTGTCCTGGACATATGCAGGCTAAGCGATATTGAGGATCTGAAAAAATTTATTTTGGACCGATTCGGCAAGGTCGATATCCTGGTAAATAATGCAGGCTTTACGGTGACAAAGCCCGCCTGGGATACAACTGAGGATGAATGGAATGGAATGATTGATACGGGATTTAAGGGGCTCTTTTTCTGCTGCCAGATTGTCGGTTCCCTCATGAAAGAACACGGATACGGAAAGATAATAAACCTCAGCTCGACCTTCAGCCGCAGCATTATACCGGGCCGGTCCGTCTATGCCGCCGTCAAAGCCGGCGTTTCTCACCTTACCGAGGCGCTTGCATTGGAGTGGGCTTCCAGCGGGATACGGGTAAACGCCCTTGCCCCCACCGCCGTTATGACGCCCAGCCGGGAACATCTCCTCCAAGGCGAAGTTTTGAAGAAAATTCTCAGCCGCATCCCGTTGGGGCGCCTGGCAACCCCTGACGATCTGGTAAACGCCGCCATCTATCTGGCCAGCCCGGCCTCGGATTTTGTCACCGGGCACACCCTGCTTGTGGACGGCGGCTGGGTGGCTGCCAGCTGA
- a CDS encoding mechanosensitive ion channel translates to MGVNITTLIAGLGIGGIAVALAMQNIPGDLFASLSIVLDNPFVVGDFIFNWVCS, encoded by the coding sequence ATGGGAGTCAACATCACGACCCTCATTGCCGGCTTGGGAATCGGCGGCATCGCTGTTGCGCTGGCAATGCAAAATATCCCTGGCGACCTTTTTGCCTCTCTGTCCATTGTGTTGGATAACCCTTTCGTCGTAGGCGACTTTATCTTTAACTGGGTATGCAGTTAA